Below is a window of Halomicrobium mukohataei DSM 12286 DNA.
GGACCAGTTCGCACGGAACAGTCGCCGACTGATACACGTCGGACTCCCTCTCGCCGTGGTCGGGTACGTCGGGATGGGACTCGCTGCCGGGATTCCGTAGACTCAGGACACCCCGTAGCTGTGGCCGTCGCTCTGTGGCGGCGCGCCCATTCCGAGCAGACGACACTCTCCGTCGGCGTCGTCGGCGACGTGTGCGCGATGCGGACTGCCCGGTTCGGCGACGAAGAACTGGCCGGGATCGACGACGTGATGTCCCGTGGGTTCTCGACGCAGAGGGTGAACAAAACCCTGCTGACTCGCCGTCACTCGGTCACGTGGGGTGTCGCGTCGTCGACGCTCACCGCCCCGTCGGCCCGCGGCAGTCGGACCGTCACGGTCGTCCCGTCCTCGACGTCGAAGTCGATCGTGCCGCCGTAGCCACGCACGACCCACGTCACGAGCCAGAGTCCGACCCCGGAAGCGTGGTGGAGCGCCGTCTCCCCGCCGCTGGTCACCGCAGCGATCTCCGCCTCGTCGATCCCCGGTCCGTCGTCGATCACGTCGACACGGGCCTGTCGATCGGCGACGCTCTCGGCGACGCGCACCGTGACGTTCGGTGCGTCGCCACCGTGGCGGAGGGCGTTGTCGACGAGTTCTTCGAGCGCGGTCCACAGCGACGAGCCGGCCGTGACGGAGATCGGTTCGGGACAGTCGACGGTGACCGTGCCGTCCGGGAACCGCGGTCCCACGTCGCGAACCACGGCGTCGAGCTCCGAGCACAGCTCGATCGGCGATCGCTCGTCGCGCTCGACCGCGTCGGCGATCCGACCGATCTTGTCGCTGGTCGCCACGAGGTCGTCGGTCGTCGACGTGATCTGATCGATCCGGTCGTGCTCCGCGCCCGAGACGGCCGCTTCGAGAAGCTCGGCGTTCCCCCGAACGACGTTCAGGTCGTTCCGGAGATTGTGCCGCAGGAGCCGATTGAGCACGTCGAGTTGCTGTTCTCGCTGTCGGCGTTCGGTCACGTCGCGGAGGCTGACGACCCGCCCCGAGAGGACGCCGTAGGCGCGGGACAGTCCGGCGACGCGCACGTCGTAATACCGGACTTCCCCCTCGCTCTCCAGGGACAGTTCGAGCCGTCTCTCCGTGGATGTGTCGGGCAGCGCTGTGGCCAGATCGGGGATCACCGCCGCGAGTGTGTCTCCGAGCACGTCGTCGCGCGCCCCCTCGAACAGCGTCTCGGCCGCACGGTTGGCGTCGACGATCCGGCCCTCGCCGTCGAGGATCAACACCCGATCGTTCATCTCGGCGAGGACGACTTCGCGACCGATCTCTCTGGTCACCGGCCCGATGTCGAACAGTTTGCGTTGCAGGATCCCCACCGCGAGGACGATGCCGGCGGCGACGTAGCCCAGGCTCGACGGGTCGAACCCGGACGTGACGACGTCGAGAGCGTCGAGGACGAACAGTGCGTGGACGATCATCGGGACGGCAATCGCGCCCAGCAGCGCAGTGCTCTGCCAGCGGTGGAGGCGGTTCGACCGAACGAGGAGACGCCCGAGAAACACGCCGCCGACGACGACCAGCGCCAACGAGTACGCCAGGTGTGCCCAGAAGGCGATTCCGTAGGTCGGCGCAAAGACGCTCGTGTTCCCGAAGACGGTCGTTCCCGTCGACTGCCAGACCAGCGCGTGGCGACGTGCAGTCACGACGAGAACCGTAACGAGCAGCGGCTCTACCAGCAGCCCTGCCAGCCGACGACGGGTGAGCCACTCCGCTCTGCCGGTGTATTCGAGCACGGTCACCAGCCAGGCCAGCGGGATGATCGTCGAGAGGATCACCTCAGTCTGTGCGAGCGTGCGCATCTCCCCGAACCCGGCGGCCGCGAGCTCAAGTCCCTCGGCCATCGACCACAGGCTGGCCGTGGTGACGAACACGGCCAACGGCGGCGCACCGAGACGGTCTCGGTGGAGCCACACCAGGAACGCGACGCCCATCCCGACGACCGCGGCGGCCAACACCAGCAGCAGCGACACCGGCTCGGAGCCGACGAACAGTCTCGACTGGCCCTCGCCGGTCGACAGCAGTCGCGTCCCGAGCCGGATCATCTGCTCTCGTCTTTGTCAGATCCGTGTATAAGTGTTCGCGTGGACGCTGTGATCGCCGACGGCTGCTTCACGGTGGAACCGGCGACGCGGCAACTGCTCGTCGTCGAAGATGGCGGCATCGGTAATCATCTCTGGCCGGTGTGACGGCAGATGGGGGTGAAAATTCGTGCGGCATTTCCGGGGGAAAGCTACAACACTTAATCTAGTATTCGAAAGTCAGAGAGGTGTCGTTACGTAGATTAATAATGTTTGAACTTCATCGGTTTAGCACACTCCGAACACCCTCTGATCAAATATGGCCAATGAAAATCCATCAGTTTCTCAGGACTGGATTAAGAGCAAATTACAGAGGTTGAGAGATTCGTCTATCGATCTTTGGAATGTCGCCCCCGATGTGACAAATGAATTTAGTTCCTGGTCTGCATTGAAACTAATTCTCCTTGCAGCAACAGTCGATATGTATACTAATATTATTCCTAAGCACCGTGAACACTTCTACTATATAGATGCATTGGCAGGATCGGGAATTTCAGCATTTCCAGAAGATGACGAATACTTTGTTGGAAGTCCAATTATTGCTGCAACAATGGCCCACGATTCATTTGACCGAATGTATTTCATTGAAAAAGATGGTGAGAAGGCAAATGCTCTCCGAGAGAGGCTAAACCATGTTGAAGATGAACTTTCTAAGGATTTGAACTGTGATGATTATCGGATTTTACAAGAGAATTCTAATGAGGTGATGGGAGATATACTAGAAGAAATCCGCAGAGAATCACTGTATCAGGGAGAGAGTGTGAACACCCTCTCATTCATCGACAACCAGGGACTGGATATACATCATTCCGGCCTTGTTTAGACGCGTGATTTCACGGTCATGAGTGGCTGACGCTGAGTTCGATGTTTCTGACAGCACATTTCAGAACGAGTTCGCGGAACTGACCGAACCAGGTTCGAGCCCGAACGATCTCGCCGTATTTGCGTCGCAGCGCGAAAAACGTGGATTCGGCGTTCGAGCGTTGATGGTAGATCGTATCATCTTGCAAGAAATTGTTGGCGATGCCGTGCCAGCCGAATTCGCGGTGCTTGATCACCGGTTTAACGCCTTCTGCACGCAGTCTTTGGCGAAGTAACCACCAGTCGTAGCCTTTGTCGGCGGTGAGAATATTCAGTTTGTCGAGATTGCGTTTGACCATCTGCCAGCCGATCTTGGAATCGTGCGGTTGTTTCATCGAGCAATGTATATCTAGGATCGCACCAGTCTTGCAGTCACTCAGAAGGGTCGTTTTCACCGCCTCGAACGTGTAGTTCGTCCGTTTTGCGTAGTGTTGGCTGGCAGCAATCCGATCCATGCCGGTTGCGTCAATTGCCTGAACATCACCGAGGTCGTGCAACTCCGCCGACAGCCGCAGCAAGACGCGCCAAATACGCATTTCCAGATCCTGCTTGCGCGCACACACGGTCGTGAAATCAGGCAGATCAGCCACCGCTAGGTCGAGTTTAGCGACAATTCCATGCATCTCGTGGAGCACGTCCAGCAACCGCCGATACGTGTGATCAAGATACTCGCGGAGGCCGTGAATCGCCACGATCACCCAATCTGCGTAGCCGTTTTCTCCTTCTTCGTACGCTGGATCTGGTTCGCCGACGACGGCTTTTTGAGCAAGCGAGACAACCCGATCAGTGAAGCGGGCGAGTTTGCTGGACACAAACTCGTCTTCCCGCTTCACTCCCTAGTAAGTTAGACATTTAGCCGCTCTTACTAGCGTCTAAACACGCCCCATCATTCCACAATTCAGGAGCTCACGCAAATACACGGTGATCTTTTAATTAACTTCCCTACAATTGCAGTTCGTAGGACAGCTGGAGCAGATTATAAAACAAGCATGAATAATTTTTATGGGAATGCCTCATGGGAAGCCGCAAACAGTGATGATGAATTTCGGACAATCTATATGTCCCGTCTTGCTGAAACCGGTCGACCGGTTCAAGAATATATACCAGTTCGCAGTGGAGGACAATTCTTCTATGATATGATCTACTGCACAAGACAAACCAAAGGCGGGAGTCCCTATATACAGGTCTTAGAAGACATGAAGGAGAAAATCGAACAACTGACCGGTGAAGATGTAGAGCGGATTCTTCGGTTTATGCGAGGAGAACAGACTAGTCTGGATCTTTTCGATCAGGGAGACGACCAACAGACTGGTTTAGGAGACTTCATGGATTAGCTAAGTCCATACTCTTACTAGGCCTCGGAGGATACGGTCAATCAAGTAATCATGAGGCTTCATCACCAAAGGGACCAAACACAGATAGAGATTCTCCATCAAGGAGAGTCTGTAGAAACTTTCAATCAAACTCCAAAGCTGGACACTCTGCGTGAGTGTAGCAAAAATGTGGGCAAACCTTTAGAGCGAATTGATTTGTGGGATAGGGGATTATTTTGTGGTCACTGCGAGGAACCCATTACTGATCGGTTTAGTGCTGATATTAACGGAAATCTACTTTGTTGGGATTGTGCCATGAATATCGACGCTGAAAGCGATCAGAGAGGAGTTTCACAAACCACTGATCCCACGAAGGCCGTTCTTTCGAACTCCGCGCTTCATCACAAAAATCTCTGTAACTACGTGATCAACGTGGCCACTGGATGCACTCACGGATGCAAATTCTGCTACGTTCCTTCAACACCGAATATTAAGACCCGAGGAGATATGCTCAAAGAAAGAGCAGATGTAGAAGATAGTCAACGGGAATGGGGAAGCTACCTATTATACCGCGACGATCTCCCCGAACGCCTTGCTCGCAAACTAGACCGAAAGCAGAAGTGGGAAAATGAAGACGGTGGCCGCGGTGTCGTCATGATTTCCAGCGGAACAGACTGCTATCAGGATCGTCGGGCCGCTCAGATCACCCGGGGTTGTGTTATCGAACTCGTCAATCATGGGCGTCCGGTTCGCATACTCACTCGGAGTCCCGCTGTCGTACGTGACCTAGATGTGTTCAAAGCCGCAGATGGGCTGGTAACTGTCGGATCGTTGATCCCGTGCCTTGATGACGAACAGGTTCGATCTATCGAACCCGGCGCACCAGCTCCATCCACACGACTCAATGCTCTCGAAGAGATCAGCAATGCTGGTGTCCCAGTTTACGTTTCGATGTCCCCAACGTATCCGACACAGGACCGCGAAGACCTTCGTGAGCAGCTACGGATATTCAAAGAGCGCCTTGATCCTGATGTCGTATTCCACGAACCGATCAACCCACGTGGAGGCAACTTCGAGATGACTGTTCAGGCCGCTCGTGACGCAGGACAGGAAGAACTGGCCAATGAACTCGAAAAACTCCGAGACCGAGACAACTGGATCGAGTACTCGAAGCGTCAACTTACCGCTGTAGAGGAGATCGGCGAAGAACTCGATATTCCGATTCATCTTTGGCCGGATAAGCAGTTCGTAAAGTACGTGAAAGAGGGTAAAGAGCACTTCAAACGCCAGATCGAAAAGAACGACTCGCCAGAAGATTACCCACTCGGCCCAACCTCTGCCTAAATCACGTCGACGGCTTTAGTTTCACTTTCACTCCGGCATCTCCTCGATATTATAAAACTAGGGTGTCAAGTCATCAGTGGGACCCACCTATGAAACTAGAAACTGAGCGGGACCCTGACGGCGGCTGGTACGATCGGTTTGTCCAGCTCGTCGATGATCAAGGGCACGTCGTCGAGGAATTCGGGAAAAATCCAACGCTCAACGAGCTTCGGGAAGCAGAGCGCCGCCACAGCACTCGAATCAACCTCTGGCAACAGGGTCTCGTTTGTGACGAATGTGGGAATCAAATTAACGAGCGATTCAGCGCTCGACAGGACGGACATCTTCTGTGCTGGGACTGTGCTACCAGCTCGGAAAGTCACGAACAGGGTGGGCTACGAATTAACGCGGACCCGACTAAGAGCGTTCTGAGTGAATCGAAGCTCCACAAAAAGAGCCTCTGTGACTACGTGATTAACGTCGCAACGGGCTGCCGTCACGGGTGTAAGTTCTGCTATGTTCCATCGACACCAGCGGTCGACAACCGCGATGAAATGCTCGATGACCGTGCCGATGTCGACGACCCACAGCAAGACTGGGGTGACTACCTGCTCTACCGTGACGATCTCCCCGAGCGTGTTCAGCGAGGACTAGAGGAAACTGACTTCCAGAACTGGAAGACCACCGACCGTGGGCGGGGTATCGTCATGCTCTCCAGCGGGACAGACTGCTACCAGGACCGACGGGCCGCACAGATCACACGCGGTTGTGTTCATGAACTCATCGAGCATGATATCCCGACTCGGATACTCACCCGCAGTCCGAACGTTA
It encodes the following:
- the tcmP gene encoding three-Cys-motif partner protein TcmP; the encoded protein is MANENPSVSQDWIKSKLQRLRDSSIDLWNVAPDVTNEFSSWSALKLILLAATVDMYTNIIPKHREHFYYIDALAGSGISAFPEDDEYFVGSPIIAATMAHDSFDRMYFIEKDGEKANALRERLNHVEDELSKDLNCDDYRILQENSNEVMGDILEEIRRESLYQGESVNTLSFIDNQGLDIHHSGLV
- a CDS encoding histidine kinase N-terminal 7TM domain-containing protein; translation: MIRLGTRLLSTGEGQSRLFVGSEPVSLLLVLAAAVVGMGVAFLVWLHRDRLGAPPLAVFVTTASLWSMAEGLELAAAGFGEMRTLAQTEVILSTIIPLAWLVTVLEYTGRAEWLTRRRLAGLLVEPLLVTVLVVTARRHALVWQSTGTTVFGNTSVFAPTYGIAFWAHLAYSLALVVVGGVFLGRLLVRSNRLHRWQSTALLGAIAVPMIVHALFVLDALDVVTSGFDPSSLGYVAAGIVLAVGILQRKLFDIGPVTREIGREVVLAEMNDRVLILDGEGRIVDANRAAETLFEGARDDVLGDTLAAVIPDLATALPDTSTERRLELSLESEGEVRYYDVRVAGLSRAYGVLSGRVVSLRDVTERRQREQQLDVLNRLLRHNLRNDLNVVRGNAELLEAAVSGAEHDRIDQITSTTDDLVATSDKIGRIADAVERDERSPIELCSELDAVVRDVGPRFPDGTVTVDCPEPISVTAGSSLWTALEELVDNALRHGGDAPNVTVRVAESVADRQARVDVIDDGPGIDEAEIAAVTSGGETALHHASGVGLWLVTWVVRGYGGTIDFDVEDGTTVTVRLPRADGAVSVDDATPHVTE
- a CDS encoding IS5-like element ISHmu1 family transposase gives rise to the protein MKREDEFVSSKLARFTDRVVSLAQKAVVGEPDPAYEEGENGYADWVIVAIHGLREYLDHTYRRLLDVLHEMHGIVAKLDLAVADLPDFTTVCARKQDLEMRIWRVLLRLSAELHDLGDVQAIDATGMDRIAASQHYAKRTNYTFEAVKTTLLSDCKTGAILDIHCSMKQPHDSKIGWQMVKRNLDKLNILTADKGYDWWLLRQRLRAEGVKPVIKHREFGWHGIANNFLQDDTIYHQRSNAESTFFALRRKYGEIVRARTWFGQFRELVLKCAVRNIELSVSHS
- a CDS encoding SPL family radical SAM protein — translated: MNIDAESDQRGVSQTTDPTKAVLSNSALHHKNLCNYVINVATGCTHGCKFCYVPSTPNIKTRGDMLKERADVEDSQREWGSYLLYRDDLPERLARKLDRKQKWENEDGGRGVVMISSGTDCYQDRRAAQITRGCVIELVNHGRPVRILTRSPAVVRDLDVFKAADGLVTVGSLIPCLDDEQVRSIEPGAPAPSTRLNALEEISNAGVPVYVSMSPTYPTQDREDLREQLRIFKERLDPDVVFHEPINPRGGNFEMTVQAARDAGQEELANELEKLRDRDNWIEYSKRQLTAVEEIGEELDIPIHLWPDKQFVKYVKEGKEHFKRQIEKNDSPEDYPLGPTSA
- a CDS encoding SPL family radical SAM protein, with protein sequence MKLETERDPDGGWYDRFVQLVDDQGHVVEEFGKNPTLNELREAERRHSTRINLWQQGLVCDECGNQINERFSARQDGHLLCWDCATSSESHEQGGLRINADPTKSVLSESKLHKKSLCDYVINVATGCRHGCKFCYVPSTPAVDNRDEMLDDRADVDDPQQDWGDYLLYRDDLPERVQRGLEETDFQNWKTTDRGRGIVMLSSGTDCYQDRRAAQITRGCVHELIEHDIPTRILTRSPNVTRDIDLFKQANGSLTVGSSIPSFDTSLISVLEPNAPPPMARWEALNELFKAGVPRFVSFSPTYPTMGREDIHEALSWFSAIDPEVVFHEPINPRGINFEMCIEALEDEGLESEADEFRKLQRQGKWVDYALDQIEMVRDVATHFENITIHTWPGRDLIEATNGTQQRKFKQMRRQISPEPFAE